In a single window of the Streptacidiphilus sp. P02-A3a genome:
- a CDS encoding SOS response-associated peptidase, which produces MCGRFVSSRRPEDLASLFGADWQGEPVPPSWNVAPTDPVYAVLERLAKDGSGPARQVRVLRWGLVPSWSKDPGGGARMINARVETVDSKPAFRKAFTARRCLLPADGYFEWVPVDAPGAKPRKQPYYLTPASGELMAMAGLYEFWRDPNVPEDDPAAWLTTCTVITTDAADASGRVHDRMPLTVAPDAHEAWLDPAHQDPHALRALLAVPAGGELEVREVSTEVNSVRNNGARLIAPLG; this is translated from the coding sequence ATGTGCGGTCGTTTCGTCTCCTCGCGCAGGCCCGAGGACCTGGCGTCGCTGTTCGGCGCCGACTGGCAGGGCGAGCCGGTTCCGCCGTCGTGGAACGTGGCGCCGACCGATCCGGTCTACGCGGTCCTGGAACGGTTGGCGAAGGACGGCTCCGGTCCGGCCCGGCAGGTACGGGTGCTGCGGTGGGGGCTGGTCCCGTCCTGGTCGAAGGATCCGGGCGGGGGAGCGCGGATGATCAACGCGCGGGTGGAGACGGTGGACAGCAAGCCCGCGTTCCGCAAGGCGTTCACCGCCCGCCGCTGCCTGCTGCCCGCCGACGGCTACTTCGAGTGGGTGCCGGTGGACGCCCCCGGCGCGAAGCCGCGCAAGCAGCCGTACTACCTGACCCCGGCGAGCGGGGAGCTGATGGCGATGGCCGGGCTGTACGAGTTCTGGCGGGACCCGAACGTGCCCGAGGACGACCCCGCCGCGTGGCTGACCACCTGCACCGTGATCACCACCGACGCGGCCGATGCCTCGGGCCGGGTGCACGACCGGATGCCGCTGACCGTCGCCCCCGATGCCCACGAGGCCTGGCTCGACCCCGCCCACCAGGACCCGCACGCGCTGCGCGCGCTGCTCGCGGTCCCGGCCGGTGGCGAACTGGAGGTGCGGGAGGTCTCCACCGAGGTCAACAGCGTCCGCAACAACGGCGCGCGACTCATCGCACCCCTGGGCTGA
- a CDS encoding GNAT family N-acetyltransferase — translation MTPDDAAFAAHDLGHDVLAEHVAAHRGLVATAWRQRRLDRVGAQVFLMCAAYAFDRDRRPRSGAGAGREGAGREGAGREGAGREGAGREGVGRGGRVRGGRVWGAAGGIMDNAGMPVLVVPTVPVGSLAARPQPVLAAEGGMLLRPWELDDAPAVMAAYQDAEIQRWHVRRADRPAEAREWIEGWQGAWAAETDAHWAVVDADSGVLLGRAALRVLAFADGNAEVAYWTVPAARGRGVAPRAVEAMASWAFETAGFQRLGLQHALANAASCRVAEKTGFQAEGVRRSVWLHQDGRHDVHAHARLRSDRRARERAERGEGR, via the coding sequence ATGACACCGGACGACGCGGCGTTCGCCGCCCACGACCTCGGCCACGACGTCCTGGCCGAGCATGTCGCCGCGCACCGCGGGCTGGTCGCCACCGCGTGGCGGCAGCGGCGTCTCGACCGGGTCGGGGCCCAGGTGTTCCTGATGTGCGCCGCCTACGCCTTCGACCGCGACCGGCGCCCGAGGTCCGGCGCGGGTGCGGGGCGGGAGGGTGCGGGGCGGGAGGGTGCGGGGCGGGAGGGTGCGGGGCGGGAGGGTGCGGGGCGGGAGGGTGTGGGGCGCGGCGGGAGGGTGCGGGGCGGGAGGGTGTGGGGCGCGGCGGGAGGGATCATGGATAATGCGGGCATGCCTGTGCTGGTTGTGCCCACGGTCCCGGTTGGTTCGCTCGCGGCGCGGCCGCAGCCCGTGCTGGCGGCTGAGGGCGGCATGCTGCTGCGGCCCTGGGAGTTGGACGACGCCCCGGCGGTGATGGCGGCCTACCAGGACGCGGAGATCCAGCGCTGGCATGTGCGGCGCGCGGACCGTCCGGCGGAGGCGCGGGAGTGGATCGAGGGCTGGCAGGGCGCGTGGGCGGCCGAGACGGACGCGCACTGGGCCGTGGTCGACGCGGACAGCGGCGTGCTGCTGGGTCGCGCCGCGCTGAGGGTGCTGGCGTTCGCCGACGGCAACGCCGAGGTCGCCTACTGGACCGTTCCGGCGGCGCGGGGCAGGGGCGTCGCCCCCAGGGCGGTCGAGGCCATGGCGTCCTGGGCCTTCGAGACGGCCGGGTTCCAGCGGCTCGGCCTACAGCACGCGCTGGCCAACGCGGCGTCCTGCCGGGTGGCCGAGAAGACCGGCTTCCAGGCGGAGGGGGTGCGCCGCAGCGTGTGGCTCCACCAGGACGGACGGCACGACGTGCACGCGCACGCGCGGCTGCGGTCCGACCGCCGGGCGCGCGAGCGGGCGGAGCGCGGCGAGGGCCGCTGA